In a single window of the Hyalangium gracile genome:
- a CDS encoding 3-hydroxyacyl-CoA dehydrogenase NAD-binding domain-containing protein, with protein sequence MSEQNTIRWERDNDGIVVLTMDDPGQSANTMNSAYVQSMRATVDRLAKEKADITGVILTSAKKTFFAGGDLKDIIRLRKEDAKQAFELGQEIKAQLRILETLGKPVVAAINGAALGGGLEIALACHRRIAADVKGAQIGLPEVTLGLLPGGGGVVRTVRMLGITDALMKVLLQGQRYRPQEAKEVGLVHEVVDSVDALLPAARAWIKANPSSQQPWEQKGYKIPGGTPSNPSFAANLPAFPANLRKQLKGANMPAPRAILAVAVESTQVDIDTAFTIESRYFTELATGQVAKNMIQAFFFDMQHISSGGSRPKGYPQHTAKKVGILGAGMMGAGIAYVCAKAGIDVVLKDVSQASADKGKQYSVNLVEKAIQKGKSTKEKGEALLARIHATTEASALAGCDLVIEAVFEDVKLKHQVFKEIEGVVAPDAVLASNTSTLPITLLAEGVQRPADFVGMHFFSPVDKMPLLELIAGKKTSDATLAKAMDIAVQIGKTPIVVNDNRGFFTSRVIGTFLNEAIAMVGEGISPASIEQAGLQAGYPAAPLQLMDELTLTLPRKIRLETKAAALAAGQPWMEHGSYPVMDAMIDTYGRKGRSTGGGFYDYVDGKRTGLWAGLSQHFTKPGYTIPFEDMKERMLFAEAIDTVRCFDEGVLRSTADANVGSILGIGFPAWTGGVVQYINGYEGRTGTGLRGFVTRARELAERYGKHFLPPASLVEKAEKGECLK encoded by the coding sequence ATGAGCGAACAGAACACCATCCGCTGGGAACGCGACAACGACGGCATCGTGGTCTTGACCATGGATGACCCGGGCCAGTCCGCCAACACGATGAACTCCGCCTACGTGCAGTCCATGCGCGCGACGGTGGACCGCCTGGCCAAGGAGAAGGCCGACATCACGGGCGTCATCCTCACCTCCGCCAAGAAGACGTTCTTCGCGGGCGGAGACCTGAAGGACATCATCCGCCTGAGGAAGGAAGACGCGAAGCAGGCCTTCGAGCTGGGCCAGGAGATCAAGGCGCAGCTGCGCATCCTGGAGACCCTGGGCAAGCCCGTGGTCGCGGCCATCAACGGCGCGGCGCTCGGCGGCGGCCTCGAGATCGCGCTCGCGTGTCACCGGCGCATCGCCGCGGACGTCAAGGGCGCGCAGATCGGCCTGCCCGAGGTGACGCTCGGGCTGCTGCCCGGCGGCGGCGGCGTGGTGCGCACGGTGCGCATGCTCGGCATCACGGACGCGCTGATGAAGGTCCTCCTCCAGGGCCAGCGCTACCGTCCCCAGGAGGCCAAGGAGGTGGGCCTGGTGCACGAGGTGGTGGACTCGGTGGACGCGCTCCTGCCCGCGGCCAGGGCCTGGATCAAGGCCAACCCGAGCTCGCAGCAGCCGTGGGAGCAGAAGGGCTACAAGATTCCGGGCGGCACCCCGTCCAACCCGTCGTTCGCGGCGAACCTGCCCGCCTTCCCCGCCAACCTGCGCAAGCAGCTCAAGGGCGCCAACATGCCGGCGCCGCGCGCCATCCTGGCCGTGGCCGTCGAGAGCACGCAGGTGGACATCGACACCGCGTTCACCATCGAGTCGCGCTACTTCACCGAGCTGGCCACCGGCCAGGTCGCGAAGAACATGATCCAGGCGTTCTTCTTCGACATGCAGCACATCAGCTCGGGCGGCAGCCGTCCCAAGGGCTACCCCCAGCACACGGCGAAGAAGGTCGGCATCCTGGGAGCGGGCATGATGGGCGCCGGCATCGCCTATGTCTGCGCCAAGGCCGGCATCGACGTGGTGCTCAAGGACGTGAGCCAGGCCTCCGCCGACAAGGGCAAGCAGTACTCCGTCAACCTGGTGGAGAAGGCCATCCAGAAGGGCAAGTCCACCAAGGAGAAGGGCGAGGCGCTCCTGGCGCGCATCCACGCCACCACGGAGGCCTCCGCGCTCGCGGGGTGTGATCTCGTCATCGAGGCGGTCTTCGAGGACGTGAAGCTCAAGCACCAGGTCTTCAAGGAGATCGAGGGCGTGGTCGCTCCGGACGCGGTGCTGGCCTCCAACACCTCGACGCTGCCCATCACCCTGCTGGCCGAGGGCGTGCAGCGGCCGGCCGACTTCGTCGGCATGCACTTCTTCTCCCCCGTGGACAAGATGCCGCTGCTCGAGCTCATCGCGGGCAAGAAGACGAGCGACGCCACGCTGGCGAAGGCGATGGACATCGCCGTCCAGATTGGGAAGACGCCCATCGTCGTCAACGACAACCGGGGCTTCTTTACCAGCCGCGTCATCGGCACCTTCCTCAACGAGGCCATCGCCATGGTGGGCGAGGGCATCTCCCCCGCCTCCATCGAGCAGGCGGGCCTCCAGGCCGGCTACCCCGCGGCGCCGCTCCAGCTGATGGACGAACTCACCCTCACCCTGCCCCGGAAGATCCGCCTCGAGACGAAGGCCGCCGCCCTGGCCGCGGGCCAGCCGTGGATGGAGCACGGCAGCTACCCCGTCATGGACGCGATGATCGACACGTACGGGCGCAAGGGCCGCTCCACCGGAGGCGGCTTCTACGACTACGTGGACGGCAAGCGCACGGGCCTCTGGGCGGGGCTCTCCCAGCACTTCACCAAGCCCGGCTACACCATCCCCTTCGAGGACATGAAGGAGCGCATGCTGTTCGCCGAGGCCATCGACACGGTGCGGTGCTTCGACGAGGGCGTGCTGCGCTCGACCGCGGACGCGAACGTGGGCTCCATCCTCGGCATCGGCTTCCCGGCGTGGACGGGGGGCGTGGTGCAGTACATCAACGGCTACGAGGGGCGCACCGGCACCGGGCTGCGCGGCTTCGTCACCCGCGCCCGCGAGCTCGCCGAGCGCTACGGCAAGCACTTCCTGCCGCCGGCGTCGCTCGTCGAGAAGGCTGAAAAGGGCGAGTGCCTGAAGTAG
- a CDS encoding acetyl-CoA C-acetyltransferase, producing MTQEAFIFDAVRTPRGKGKKGALHGIKPLSLLVGLVDALKKRNPGLDPQRIDDVVLGIVTPVGDQGADIARTLVLAAGLPQTTGGVQLNRFCASGLTAVNTAAQQVRSGWEHLVIAGGVESMSRVPMGSDGGAWAMDPATNYDTYFVPQGISADLIATMEGFTREDVDRYAVQSQERAAKAWAGGYFKNSVIPVVDQNGLTVLDRDEHMRPDTTVATLGQLNPSFTAMGEAGGFDAVALQKYHFVEKIHHVHTPGNSSGIVDGAALVLLGSEKVGKALGLTPRARIAAVATSGADPTIMLTGPIPATRKLLEIAGLSIKDIDLFELNEAFASVVLKYQKDLGIPSEKMNVNGGAIAMGHPLGATGAMILGTVVDELERRKARRAVVTLCVGGGMGVATLVERV from the coding sequence ATGACCCAGGAAGCTTTCATCTTCGACGCCGTTCGCACCCCTCGAGGCAAGGGCAAGAAGGGCGCGCTGCACGGAATCAAGCCCTTGTCGCTGCTCGTCGGCCTGGTGGATGCGCTCAAGAAGCGCAACCCGGGCCTGGACCCTCAGCGCATCGATGACGTGGTGCTCGGCATCGTCACCCCGGTAGGGGACCAGGGCGCGGACATCGCCCGGACCCTGGTGCTCGCGGCGGGCCTGCCGCAGACCACCGGCGGCGTGCAGCTCAACCGCTTCTGCGCCTCCGGCCTCACGGCGGTGAACACGGCCGCCCAGCAGGTGCGCTCGGGCTGGGAGCACCTGGTCATCGCTGGCGGCGTGGAGAGCATGTCGCGCGTCCCCATGGGCTCGGACGGCGGCGCCTGGGCCATGGACCCCGCCACCAACTACGACACCTACTTCGTGCCGCAGGGCATCTCCGCGGACCTCATCGCGACCATGGAGGGCTTCACCCGCGAGGACGTGGACCGCTACGCCGTCCAGTCCCAGGAGCGCGCCGCCAAGGCCTGGGCCGGCGGCTACTTCAAGAACTCCGTCATCCCCGTGGTGGACCAGAACGGCCTCACCGTGCTCGACCGCGACGAGCACATGCGCCCGGACACCACCGTGGCCACGCTCGGTCAGCTCAACCCGTCCTTCACCGCCATGGGCGAGGCGGGTGGCTTCGACGCCGTGGCGCTGCAGAAATACCACTTCGTGGAGAAGATCCACCACGTGCACACGCCGGGGAACTCCTCCGGCATCGTCGATGGCGCGGCCCTGGTGCTGCTGGGCTCGGAGAAGGTCGGCAAGGCGCTCGGGCTGACGCCTCGGGCGCGCATCGCCGCCGTGGCCACCTCCGGCGCGGACCCCACCATCATGCTCACCGGGCCGATCCCCGCCACCCGGAAGCTGCTCGAGATCGCCGGCCTGTCCATCAAGGACATCGACCTGTTCGAGCTCAACGAGGCGTTCGCCTCCGTGGTCCTCAAGTACCAGAAGGACCTGGGCATCCCGAGCGAGAAAATGAACGTCAACGGCGGCGCCATCGCCATGGGCCACCCGCTCGGGGCCACCGGCGCCATGATCCTCGGAACCGTGGTGGACGAGCTCGAGCGGCGCAAGGCGCGCCGCGCGGTCGTCACCCTGTGCGTCGGCGGCGGCATGGGCGTAGCCACCCTCGTCGAGCGCGTCTGA
- a CDS encoding acyl-CoA dehydrogenase family protein, producing MTARPRWSSDELEQVRGLAASYFTKEVLPNVPRHVAQGYPDKALYRKAGELGLLCMSIPEAYGGGGGTFAHEAILIEEQIRAGDPSMGFAVHCTIVAHYILAYASEAQKKKWLPKLASGEWVGAIAMTEPGTGSDLQAISTRAVRDGDFYRVSGAKTFISNGYVCDFLIIAARTGDAKGHAGISLLCAEVGDTTPGFQRGRILEKLGGKGQDTTELFFDDLKVPAVNLLGGEEGQGFIQLMQQLPQERLSTAIIGMASLERAVDVTVEYTKQRHAFGKPLFALQNTRFELAECATLRRVCRSFIDDCIESHLQGKLDVTTAAMAKYWITDQACIVADRCLQLFGGYGYMKEYPIAHLFADTRVLRILAGANEIMKELIARSL from the coding sequence ATGACGGCACGCCCCCGGTGGAGCTCGGATGAGCTGGAGCAGGTGCGAGGACTCGCGGCCAGCTACTTCACCAAGGAAGTCCTCCCCAACGTGCCCAGGCACGTGGCCCAGGGGTACCCGGACAAGGCGCTCTACCGGAAGGCGGGCGAGCTGGGGCTCCTGTGCATGTCCATCCCGGAGGCCTACGGCGGCGGCGGCGGCACGTTCGCGCACGAGGCCATCCTCATCGAGGAGCAGATCCGCGCGGGAGACCCCTCGATGGGCTTCGCGGTGCACTGCACCATCGTCGCGCACTACATCCTGGCCTACGCCTCCGAGGCCCAGAAGAAGAAGTGGCTGCCCAAGCTCGCCAGCGGCGAGTGGGTGGGCGCCATCGCGATGACGGAGCCAGGGACGGGCTCGGACCTCCAGGCCATCTCCACCCGCGCTGTGCGTGATGGCGACTTCTACCGGGTGAGCGGAGCCAAGACGTTCATCTCCAACGGCTACGTCTGCGACTTCCTCATCATCGCCGCGCGGACCGGGGACGCGAAGGGCCACGCCGGCATCTCGCTGCTGTGCGCCGAGGTCGGCGACACCACGCCCGGCTTCCAGCGGGGCCGCATCCTCGAGAAGCTCGGCGGCAAGGGCCAGGACACCACCGAGCTCTTCTTCGACGACCTGAAGGTCCCCGCCGTCAACCTGCTGGGCGGCGAGGAGGGCCAGGGCTTCATCCAGCTCATGCAGCAGCTGCCCCAGGAGCGACTGAGCACGGCCATCATCGGCATGGCGAGCCTGGAGCGCGCCGTGGATGTGACGGTGGAGTACACCAAGCAACGTCACGCCTTCGGCAAGCCGCTGTTCGCCCTGCAGAACACGCGCTTCGAGCTGGCGGAGTGTGCAACCCTGCGGCGCGTCTGCCGCTCCTTCATCGATGACTGCATCGAATCCCACCTACAAGGCAAGCTGGACGTCACCACGGCGGCAATGGCCAAGTACTGGATCACCGACCAGGCGTGTATCGTCGCGGACAGGTGCCTGCAGCTGTTCGGCGGGTACGGCTACATGAAGGAGTACCCCATCGCCCATCTGTTCGCCGATACCCGCGTCCTGCGAATCCTTGCCGGCGCGAACGAGATCATGAAAGAGCTCATCGCCCGCTCCCTCTAG
- a CDS encoding acyl-CoA dehydrogenase family protein, whose product MPAMHVRTPEHASFADSIDAFCRAKVGTRAQRDALARDGTETHSPSLYAQMAELGWLGAGLSPEYGGSGGGMTDICIFAERTSYWLAPVGGYITTAVAAGPYAKFGTEAQRQKVLGGITRGRVEAIAISEPGAGSDVAALSCRATRTSGGFVLNGQKTWCSNAHLADHLLLVARTQASGSRHEGLTMFCIPVSTPGVEVRGIPTLGGKDVNDVFLTDCFVPESAVVGVVDQAWPQLMAGLNSERLILAASMLGRGRRAFDDAVAYVKERKQFGKPIGSFQAIKHRIADLAMELDCCELLVYRVAAMVDEAPERMLPREASMAKLKTTETAKRVALEGMQMMGGYGYATEYDMESHLRATVISTVFGGTSEIQRDIIGKTFGL is encoded by the coding sequence ATGCCAGCCATGCATGTGAGAACACCGGAGCACGCCTCGTTCGCGGACTCCATCGACGCGTTCTGCCGCGCCAAGGTCGGCACCCGCGCCCAGCGCGATGCGCTGGCCCGGGACGGCACCGAGACCCACAGCCCCTCTCTCTACGCCCAGATGGCCGAGCTCGGCTGGCTCGGCGCGGGCCTCTCCCCGGAGTATGGCGGCTCGGGCGGCGGGATGACGGACATCTGCATCTTCGCGGAGCGGACCTCCTACTGGCTCGCCCCGGTGGGCGGCTACATCACCACGGCGGTCGCCGCCGGCCCCTACGCGAAGTTCGGTACGGAGGCCCAGCGGCAGAAGGTCCTCGGCGGCATCACCCGGGGCCGCGTGGAGGCGATCGCCATCTCCGAGCCCGGAGCAGGCTCGGACGTCGCCGCGCTCAGCTGCCGGGCGACCCGGACTTCGGGAGGCTTCGTCCTCAACGGGCAGAAGACGTGGTGCTCGAACGCGCATCTGGCGGACCACCTGCTGCTCGTGGCGCGCACCCAGGCCTCGGGCTCGCGGCACGAGGGGCTCACCATGTTCTGCATCCCCGTGAGCACCCCGGGGGTGGAGGTTCGCGGCATCCCCACCCTGGGCGGCAAGGACGTCAATGACGTCTTCCTCACCGACTGCTTCGTGCCCGAGAGCGCCGTGGTGGGCGTGGTGGACCAGGCCTGGCCCCAGCTCATGGCGGGGCTCAACAGCGAGCGGCTCATCCTCGCCGCGAGCATGCTCGGCCGGGGCCGCCGCGCCTTCGATGACGCCGTCGCGTACGTGAAGGAGCGCAAGCAGTTCGGCAAGCCCATCGGCTCCTTCCAGGCCATCAAGCACCGCATCGCCGACCTCGCCATGGAGCTCGACTGCTGCGAGCTGCTCGTCTACCGCGTGGCCGCCATGGTCGACGAGGCCCCCGAGCGCATGCTCCCTCGCGAGGCCTCGATGGCCAAGCTGAAGACCACCGAGACGGCCAAGCGCGTGGCGCTCGAGGGCATGCAGATGATGGGCGGCTACGGCTACGCCACCGAGTACGACATGGAGTCGCACCTGCGCGCCACGGTCATCTCCACCGTCTTCGGCGGCACCAGCGAGATCCAGCGCGACATCATCGGCAAGACGTTCGGACTCTAG
- a CDS encoding AMP-dependent synthetase/ligase, with protein MGASFADLEAQSSSRADKLTLPLLLKRNAEEYGSSPALTAGETTLTWAQLRERTAAVARGLATLGLKKGERMMIMMSSRPEHWVVDFAAVHLSAIPCTAYQTLSTEQVGYVARHSAATVVVLEGAEEVARWRPVLETLVALKGIVVIDKAAIPVGDERFVSFEELEAEGRRLHRADPATFEDGWKSIRPEDPIAMMYTSGTTGDPKGVVLTHRNAFYEAIAVDLCIPVPMQVPSVAYLPLAHIAERELGFYRALYKALHVHICADPTGVVPLLAKVRPPVFFGVPRVWEKLASALRAKLGTLPAPQREAILAAHALAVEAFRLEGTGKAVPPELARKVTEADATVLKPLRRTLGMDALEWASSGSAPIPVEVLEYLGGFGIKVFEVWGMSETTGCATFNLPYSFRIGAVGRPIPGLELRLASDGEIFVRGPIVFPGYLAANGEIVSAVDADGWLATGDIGTLDADGFLTITDRKKELLITSSGKNIAPSKIEGLLRAHALVAQAIAIGDGWPYVTALICLDAEAAPLWAKARGLAASSVAELIREPAVLVELESLVASINTRLSRAEQIKRYEVVTETWSPATGELTPTLKLKRRVLVQQYSERIATLYASDAND; from the coding sequence ATGGGTGCTTCGTTCGCAGACCTGGAAGCGCAGAGCAGCTCACGAGCGGACAAGCTCACCTTGCCGCTCCTGCTCAAGCGCAACGCCGAGGAGTACGGCAGCTCTCCGGCGCTCACCGCCGGAGAGACGACCCTCACGTGGGCCCAGCTGCGCGAACGCACGGCGGCGGTCGCCCGCGGGCTCGCCACGCTCGGCCTGAAGAAGGGCGAGCGGATGATGATCATGATGTCGAGCCGACCCGAGCACTGGGTCGTCGACTTCGCGGCGGTCCACCTCTCCGCCATCCCCTGCACCGCGTACCAGACGCTGAGCACCGAGCAGGTGGGCTACGTCGCTCGGCACAGCGCGGCCACGGTGGTGGTGCTGGAGGGCGCGGAGGAGGTCGCCCGGTGGCGGCCGGTGCTCGAGACGCTCGTGGCGCTCAAGGGCATCGTCGTCATCGACAAGGCGGCCATCCCGGTCGGGGATGAGCGCTTCGTCTCCTTCGAGGAGCTCGAGGCCGAGGGACGCCGGCTGCACCGGGCGGACCCCGCGACCTTCGAGGATGGCTGGAAGAGCATCCGTCCCGAGGACCCCATCGCGATGATGTACACCTCCGGCACCACCGGAGATCCCAAGGGCGTGGTGCTGACCCACCGCAATGCCTTCTACGAGGCGATCGCGGTGGACCTCTGCATCCCCGTCCCGATGCAGGTCCCCTCCGTGGCCTATCTCCCGCTGGCGCACATCGCGGAGCGCGAGCTCGGCTTCTACCGCGCCCTCTACAAGGCGCTGCACGTGCACATCTGCGCGGATCCGACGGGCGTGGTGCCGCTGCTGGCCAAGGTGCGCCCCCCGGTGTTCTTCGGCGTGCCGCGCGTCTGGGAGAAGCTCGCCAGCGCCCTGCGGGCGAAGCTGGGCACGCTCCCGGCCCCTCAGCGCGAGGCCATCCTCGCCGCCCACGCGCTGGCGGTGGAGGCCTTCCGCCTCGAAGGCACGGGAAAGGCCGTGCCGCCCGAGCTCGCGAGGAAGGTGACGGAGGCGGACGCCACGGTGCTCAAGCCCCTGCGCCGGACGCTGGGAATGGATGCGCTCGAGTGGGCGAGCAGCGGCTCGGCGCCCATCCCCGTCGAGGTGCTCGAGTACCTCGGCGGCTTCGGCATCAAGGTGTTCGAAGTGTGGGGCATGAGCGAGACCACCGGCTGCGCCACGTTCAACCTCCCCTACAGCTTCCGCATCGGCGCCGTGGGCCGGCCCATCCCCGGGCTGGAGCTCCGGCTGGCCTCGGATGGGGAGATCTTCGTCCGTGGCCCCATCGTGTTCCCCGGCTACCTCGCCGCCAACGGCGAGATCGTCAGCGCCGTCGACGCGGACGGGTGGCTGGCCACCGGCGACATCGGCACGCTCGACGCGGACGGCTTCCTCACCATTACCGACCGCAAGAAGGAGCTGCTCATCACCTCGAGCGGCAAGAACATCGCGCCTTCCAAGATCGAGGGCCTGCTGCGCGCGCACGCCCTCGTCGCCCAGGCGATCGCCATTGGAGATGGCTGGCCGTACGTGACGGCGCTCATCTGCCTCGACGCGGAGGCGGCGCCGCTCTGGGCCAAGGCCCGGGGCCTCGCGGCCAGCTCGGTGGCCGAGCTCATCCGTGAGCCGGCGGTGCTCGTCGAGCTCGAGTCGCTCGTGGCCTCGATCAACACCCGGCTCTCCCGCGCCGAGCAGATCAAGCGCTACGAGGTGGTGACGGAGACGTGGTCTCCCGCCACGGGCGAGCTCACGCCGACCCTCAAGCTCAAGCGCCGCGTGCTCGTCCAGCAATACTCCGAGCGCATCGCCACGCTCTACGCCAGCGACGCCAACGACTGA
- a CDS encoding SDR family oxidoreductase, translated as MRPLEGRTLLMSGGSRGIGLAIGIAAGRLGANVALLAKTDTPDPRLPGTVHTAAAEIEAAGGKALAVVGDVREEADVRRAVDETVKRFGGIDFCVNNASALAPLKTEELPVKRFDLMQQIQLRGTFLLTRTSLPHLRRSPHPHILSLSPPVNLAPHWMGQHPAYTMAKYGMTLLTLGWAAELAEAGIAANALWPRTLIATAAVKNLLGGDTSMQRARSPEIMADAAVAILRRSPRDCTGHTFIDEEVLRAEGVTDFSRYGGGPDVLLDLYVDP; from the coding sequence ATGAGGCCGCTCGAGGGACGCACGCTGCTGATGTCCGGAGGCAGCCGCGGCATCGGGCTGGCGATCGGCATCGCCGCGGGACGGCTGGGCGCCAACGTCGCGCTCCTGGCGAAGACGGACACGCCGGATCCCCGGCTCCCGGGCACGGTGCACACGGCGGCCGCGGAGATCGAGGCCGCGGGAGGCAAGGCGCTCGCGGTGGTCGGCGACGTGCGCGAAGAGGCGGACGTGCGGCGGGCCGTGGATGAGACCGTGAAGCGCTTCGGCGGCATCGACTTCTGCGTCAACAACGCCAGCGCCCTCGCGCCGCTCAAGACCGAAGAGCTGCCGGTGAAGCGCTTCGACCTGATGCAGCAGATCCAGCTCCGGGGCACGTTCCTGCTGACGCGCACCTCGCTCCCGCACCTGCGCCGCTCCCCTCACCCGCACATCCTCTCGCTCTCGCCCCCCGTCAACCTGGCGCCTCACTGGATGGGGCAGCACCCGGCCTACACCATGGCCAAGTACGGGATGACGCTGCTCACGCTCGGCTGGGCCGCGGAGCTGGCCGAGGCCGGCATCGCCGCGAACGCGCTCTGGCCCCGGACGCTCATCGCCACCGCCGCCGTGAAGAACCTGCTCGGGGGCGACACGTCGATGCAGCGGGCCCGCTCGCCGGAGATCATGGCGGATGCGGCCGTGGCCATCCTCCGGCGCTCGCCGCGCGACTGCACCGGGCACACCTTCATCGACGAGGAAGTCCTCCGCGCCGAGGGCGTCACCGACTTCAGCCGCTACGGGGGCGGCCCCGACGTCCTGCTCGATCTCTACGTCGATCCCTGA
- a CDS encoding TetR/AcrR family transcriptional regulator: protein MSQNAAPRWKRLEPDERREQILKCAMRLFGERPYAEVSTTDIAKEAGVARGLLNHYFGQKRDLYLKVVKRMLRMPGLEESVPMTGTLRERVERSVAWYLDTVAVHGKTYVAVTGPGGIGADPEVERILSEADDVAAAKTLEFLGLKVEVGSDVRHRAMMRSYGGLVKATIREWIRSGTLSREDAHLLLSESLITIVRDVFPQLAQQPPPARGDSRPPRSGPKR, encoded by the coding sequence ATGAGCCAGAACGCCGCCCCACGCTGGAAGAGGCTCGAGCCGGACGAGCGCAGGGAGCAGATCCTCAAGTGCGCCATGCGGCTGTTCGGCGAGCGCCCCTACGCGGAGGTCTCCACGACGGACATCGCCAAGGAGGCGGGTGTCGCGCGAGGCCTGCTCAACCACTACTTCGGGCAGAAACGGGACCTCTATCTGAAGGTCGTGAAGAGGATGCTGCGCATGCCCGGCCTCGAGGAGAGCGTGCCCATGACTGGAACCCTACGAGAGCGGGTGGAGCGCAGCGTCGCGTGGTACCTGGACACCGTGGCGGTCCACGGAAAGACCTACGTGGCCGTCACCGGCCCGGGGGGCATCGGCGCGGATCCCGAGGTCGAGCGCATCCTCTCGGAGGCGGATGACGTCGCCGCCGCGAAGACGCTGGAGTTCCTCGGGCTCAAGGTCGAGGTCGGCAGCGACGTGCGGCACCGCGCGATGATGCGCTCCTACGGCGGCCTGGTGAAGGCCACCATCCGCGAGTGGATCCGCAGCGGAACGCTCTCGCGAGAGGACGCGCACCTGCTCCTCAGCGAGTCGCTCATCACCATCGTCCGCGACGTCTTCCCGCAGCTGGCTCAGCAGCCTCCACCCGCGCGCGGTGACTCCCGGCCGCCCCGGTCGGGGCCCAAGCGATGA
- a CDS encoding enoyl-CoA hydratase-related protein — translation MSYQHIRSSVADRVATLELHRPEARNGFTITMADELDEALKAADANEEVRVVVLTGAGRDFCVGADLSGQSFEAARTELPEGGWVEPATRVTRRMFALRKPIIAAVRGAAVGVGSTMILPADFRLAARDSRFGFVFSRRGIYPEAGSSWFLPRIVGMGRAMDWMVSGRLIPAEEALGAGLLKSLHEPDALLDAAYALARELVENTAPVSVAVIRQALYRMSALPSPEPAFELDSQLIATLGQNADAVEGVMSFLQKRPAKFTRTVERDLPPFLPWREQQR, via the coding sequence ATGAGCTACCAGCACATCCGGTCATCGGTCGCGGACCGGGTCGCAACCCTGGAGTTGCACCGTCCCGAAGCGCGGAACGGCTTCACGATCACCATGGCGGATGAGCTGGACGAAGCGCTCAAGGCCGCCGACGCGAACGAAGAGGTGCGCGTGGTCGTGCTGACCGGTGCCGGCAGGGACTTCTGCGTGGGTGCGGACCTGAGCGGCCAGTCGTTCGAGGCGGCGCGCACCGAGCTGCCCGAGGGCGGCTGGGTCGAGCCGGCGACGCGTGTCACCCGCCGGATGTTCGCGCTCCGAAAGCCCATCATCGCCGCCGTCCGAGGCGCCGCGGTGGGCGTGGGCTCGACGATGATCCTCCCCGCCGACTTCCGCCTGGCCGCCAGGGACAGCCGCTTCGGCTTCGTCTTCAGCCGCCGCGGCATCTACCCGGAGGCCGGCTCGAGCTGGTTCCTGCCGCGCATCGTCGGCATGGGACGCGCGATGGACTGGATGGTGAGTGGCCGGCTGATTCCGGCGGAGGAGGCGCTCGGCGCGGGCCTGCTCAAGTCGCTCCACGAGCCCGACGCGCTCCTGGACGCCGCCTATGCGCTCGCGCGCGAGCTGGTCGAGAACACCGCGCCGGTGTCCGTGGCCGTCATCCGTCAGGCGCTCTACCGGATGAGCGCGCTGCCGTCACCCGAGCCCGCCTTCGAGCTGGACAGCCAGCTCATCGCGACCCTGGGCCAGAACGCGGACGCGGTGGAGGGCGTGATGTCCTTCCTGCAGAAGCGGCCCGCGAAGTTCACCCGGACGGTGGAGCGGGACCTGCCCCCGTTCCTGCCCTGGCGGGAGCAGCAGCGATGA